A window of Oncorhynchus nerka isolate Pitt River linkage group LG4, Oner_Uvic_2.0, whole genome shotgun sequence contains these coding sequences:
- the myclb gene encoding protein L-Myc-1b yields MPGINSTTAPHYESGWEMEYDHYQHYFYDDHDPDEDFFKSTAPSEDIWKKFELVPTPPMSPTRTLEGAAGVGMVYPSLGDKLEWVSQFLGQEDDQDVPCKFSSADEALGNLSSIIIQDCMWSSFSAGKQLEKVIGERHASCPGSGSTKPALQQVGAGINTTGRAQCVTIPMDAPVLGSLATDCVDPGAVLTFPLAGGAFKKPAVSSGSESPTDSSDDESSDDEDEEEIDVVTVEHKQYKPRRLANGRLNGRTPVTITVGADPVDPCMKHFHISIHQQQHNYAAPSPDTHKHPEPPRKRVRHEPLNSSHNFSNSSHPKPHPGPASTNQNPESKPPHVAVATTGSESPDANTLILASSPSNSPPSSSHRHLSSLKSCSHPCSPQSSDCEDTDKRKTHNFLERKRRNDLRSRFLALRDNIPGLAECPKTPKVAILTRATEYLAQLHSSERQRAQEKRQLKARQQQLLRRLAQLKQCP; encoded by the exons ATGCCGGGCATAAACTCCACCACCGCCCCTCACTATGAGTCCGGCTGGGAGATGGAGTACGACCACTATCAACATTACTTCTACGACGACCACGATCCGGATGAGGATTTCTTTAAATCCACTGCGCCCAGCGAGGACATTTGGAAGAAATTTGAGCTAGTACCGACCCCGCCCATGTCCCCTACCCGGACTTTAGAGGGGGCAGCCGGGGTCGGGATGGTCTACCCTTCGCTGGGGGACAAACTCGAGTGGGTGTCCCAGTTTTTGGGTCAAGAGGACGACCAGGATGTGCCGTGTAAATTCAGTTCCGCCGACGAGGCTTTGGGGAACCTGAGCTCCATTATCATCCAGGACTGCATGTGGAGCAGCTTCTCAGCGGGCAAACAGCTAGAGAAAGTTATCGGGGAGCGACATGCTTCCTGTCCCGGGTCGGGGTCGACCAAACCGGCCCTGCAGCAGGTGGGAGCTGGCATCAACACCACCGGGAGGGCGCAGTGTGTGACGATACCCATGGACGCTCCGGTTCTAGGTAGCTTGGCAACGGATTGCGTGGACCCGGGTGCTGTTCTCACCTTCCCCCTGGCCGGGGGAGCGTTCAAGAAACCTGCGGTGTCGTCCGGTTCGGAATCCCCCACAGACTCATCAG ATGATGAATCTAGTGATGATGAGGACGAAGAGGAGATTGATGTGGTGACTGTGGAACACAAGCAGTACAAGCCCCGGCGGCTGGCCAACGGCAGGCTGAACGGGCGGACGCCGGTGACCATCACGGTCGGAGCGGACCCTGTGGACCCGTGTATGAAACACTTCCACATCTCTATCCACCAACAGCAGCATAACTACGCAGCGCCTtccccagacacacacaaacatcccGAGCCCCCCAGGAAGAGAGTCCGACACGAGCCCCTAAACTCTTCTCATAACTTCTCAAACTCATCTCACCCCAAGCCACACCCAGGCCCCGCCTCAACCAATCAGAACCCTGAGAGCAAACCACCTCACGTCGCAGTGGCAACGACCGGTTCGGAGTCACCTGACGCCAACACACTCATCCTTGCCTCCTCCCCCTCGaactctcccccatcctcctcccaccGCCACCTCTCCTCCTTGAAGTCCTGCTCCCACCCCTGCAGCCCCCAGTCCTCCGACTGTGAGGACACGGACAAACGCAAGACTCACAACTTCCTGGAACGTAAACGGCGCAATGACCTGCGCTCTCGTTTCCTGGCGCTGCGGGACAACATCCCTGGCTTGGCAGAGTGCCCCAAGACACCCAAGGTGGCCATCCTGACACGTGCCACTGAGTACCTGGCGCAGCTGCATTCTAGCGAGCGCCAGCGGGCACAGGAGAAACGTCAGCTGAAGGCCAGGCAACAGCAGCTACTCCGCAGGTTGGCACAGCTCAAACAATGCCCCTGA
- the LOC135571556 gene encoding uncharacterized protein LOC135571556, which produces MATQVLTRPADKMCGTHKTSGQGNTGTHKTSGHGNTGTHKTSGHGNTGTQKTSGHGNTGTHKTSGHGNTGTHKTSGHGNTGTHKTSGHGSTGTHKTSGHGSTGTHKTRPGHGSTGTHKTSGHGNTGTHKTSGHGSTGTHKTSGHGSTGTHKTSGHGSTGTHKTSGHGSTGTHKTSGHGSTGTHKISGHGSTGTHKTSGHGNTGTHKTSGHGSTGTHKTSEHGNTGTHKTSGHGSTGTHKTSGHGSTGTHKTSGHGSTGTHKTKGHGSTGTHKTSGHGSTGTHKTSGHGSTGTHKTSGQGSTGTHKTSKHGNTGTHKTSRQDSTGTHKTSGQGNTGTHKTSGHGNTGTHKTSGHGNTGTQKTSGHGNTGTHKTSGHGNTGTHKTSGHGNTGTHKTSGHGNTGTQKTSGHGNTGTHKTSGHGNTGTHKTSGHGNTGTHKTSGHGNTGTHKTSGHGNTGTHKTSGHGSTGTHKSW; this is translated from the coding sequence ATGGCaacacaggtactcacaagaccagcAGACAAGATGTGTGGTACTCACAAGACCAGCGGACAAGGTaacacaggtactcacaagaccagcGGACATGGTaacacaggtactcacaagaccagcGGACATGGTAACACAGGTACTCAGAAGACCAGCGGACATGGTaacacaggtactcacaagaccagcGGACATGGTaacacaggtactcacaagaccagcGGACATGGTaacacaggtactcacaagaccagcGGACATggtagcacaggtactcacaagaccagcGGACATggtagcacaggtactcacaagaccagaccaggacatggtagcacaggtactcacaagaccagcGGACATGGTaacacaggtactcacaagaccagcGGACATggtagcacaggtactcacaagaccagcGGACATggtagcacaggtactcacaagaccagcGGACATggtagcacaggtactcacaagaccagcGGACATggtagcacaggtactcacaagaccagcGGACATggtagcacaggtactcacaagatCAGCGGACATggtagcacaggtactcacaagaccagcGGACATGGTaacacaggtactcacaagaccagcGGACATggtagcacaggtactcacaagaccagcGAACATGGTaacacaggtactcacaagaccagcGGACATggtagcacaggtactcacaagaccagcGGACATggtagcacaggtactcacaagaccagcGGACATggtagcacaggtactcacaagaccaaaGGACATggtagcacaggtactcacaagacaAGCGGACATggtagcacaggtactcacaagacaAGCGGACATggtagcacaggtactcacaagaccagcGGACAAggtagcacaggtactcacaagaccagcAAACATGGCaacacaggtactcacaagaccagcAGACAAgatagcacaggtactcacaagaccagcggacaaggtaacacaggtactcacaagaccagcGGACATGGTaacacaggtactcacaagaccagcGGACATGGTAACACAGGTACTCAGAAGACCAGCGGACATGGTaacacaggtactcacaagaccagcGGACATGGTaacacaggtactcacaagaccagcGGACATGGTaacacaggtactcacaagaccagcGGACATGGTAACACAGGTACTCAGAAGACCAGCGGACATGGTaacacaggtactcacaagaccagcGGACATGGTaacacaggtactcacaagaccagcGGACATGGTaacacaggtactcacaagaccagcGGACATGGTaacacaggtactcacaagaccagcGGACATGGTaacacaggtactcacaagaccagcGGACATggtagcacaggtactcacaagagTTGGTAA